Proteins encoded by one window of Polaribacter haliotis:
- the mreC gene encoding rod shape-determining protein MreC has translation MQQLIYFFQKFKYLLFFLMLQLIAIVLTFNNLNFHKSKYVNSANAVTGGMFNQASSISEYFNLKSVNQQLLEENNFLRNQLEKNTSIVLNLDSTVVDSLKYNQKYTFTNAKIINNNYSKAFNYLTINKGKNEGLEKEMAVVNGRGIIGITDFSSANYTRVQSILNKNSNINAKLKNQYFFGSLKWDGKDYNIVQLTDVPRQAPVKVGDTIETGGRSTIFPAGILIGTVINVGKNNAVNNVIEVKLFNDMSNIGPVYVIKTLDKEEIKSLENQEIE, from the coding sequence ATGCAACAACTTATTTACTTTTTTCAGAAGTTTAAGTACCTTTTATTCTTTTTAATGTTGCAATTAATCGCTATTGTTTTAACATTTAATAATCTTAATTTTCATAAAAGTAAATACGTGAATTCTGCAAATGCAGTTACTGGTGGAATGTTTAATCAGGCTTCAAGTATTTCAGAATACTTCAACTTAAAGTCTGTTAACCAGCAACTTTTAGAGGAAAATAATTTCTTAAGAAATCAATTAGAAAAAAACACTTCCATTGTTTTAAATTTAGATTCTACAGTTGTAGATTCTTTAAAATACAATCAAAAATATACTTTTACGAATGCCAAAATAATTAATAATAATTATTCTAAGGCTTTTAATTACCTTACGATTAATAAAGGTAAAAATGAAGGTTTAGAAAAGGAAATGGCAGTTGTAAATGGCAGAGGTATTATTGGAATAACCGATTTTTCTTCAGCTAACTATACAAGAGTACAATCTATTTTAAATAAAAACAGTAACATTAATGCAAAACTTAAAAATCAATATTTTTTTGGAAGTTTAAAATGGGATGGAAAAGATTATAATATTGTTCAGTTAACAGATGTCCCAAGACAAGCTCCTGTAAAAGTTGGAGATACTATTGAAACCGGTGGAAGATCTACTATTTTTCCAGCTGGTATTTTAATTGGAACCGTTATAAATGTAGGTAAAAATAACGCAGTAAATAATGTTATCGAGGTTAAATTATTTAACGACATGAGTAATATTGGACCCGTTTATGTAATAAAAACCTTAGATAAAGAAGAAATAAAATCTTTAGAAAACCAAGAAATTGAATAA
- a CDS encoding rod shape-determining protein, with protein MGFFDFMTEDIAIDLGTANTLIIHNGKVVIDSPSIVARNRITGKIIAIGKEANLMQGKTHENIKTIRPLKDGVIADFQASEEMIKEFVKQIPSIKKKLFPPALRMVICIPSGITEVEKRAVRDSAKHMNAKEIYLIYEPMAAAIGVGIDIMEPKGNMIIDIGGGTTEIAVIALAGIVCDQSVKVAGDLFTNDIMYYMRTQHNLHVGETTAEKIKITIGAATEDLETPPEDMLVQGRDLLSGKPKQVQVSFREIAKALDKSILRIEDAVMETLSKTPPELAADIYNTGIYLAGGGSMLRGLDKRLSRKTDLPVYVAEDPLRAVVRGTGIALKELDKYKNVLMK; from the coding sequence ATGGGTTTTTTTGATTTTATGACGGAAGATATTGCGATTGATTTAGGGACCGCAAATACGTTGATAATTCACAATGGAAAAGTGGTTATCGATAGTCCTTCAATTGTTGCAAGAAATAGAATTACCGGAAAAATCATTGCAATTGGTAAAGAAGCTAATTTAATGCAAGGAAAAACTCATGAAAATATTAAAACAATTCGTCCGTTAAAAGACGGAGTTATTGCAGATTTCCAAGCATCTGAAGAGATGATTAAAGAGTTTGTAAAACAAATTCCTTCCATTAAAAAGAAATTATTTCCACCAGCATTAAGAATGGTTATATGTATTCCTTCAGGAATTACAGAAGTAGAAAAACGAGCGGTTCGCGATTCTGCAAAACATATGAATGCTAAAGAAATCTATTTAATTTACGAACCAATGGCGGCAGCAATTGGGGTTGGAATAGATATTATGGAGCCAAAAGGAAACATGATTATAGATATAGGTGGTGGAACAACAGAAATTGCTGTAATTGCTTTGGCTGGTATTGTTTGCGACCAATCTGTAAAAGTGGCAGGAGATTTATTTACCAACGATATTATGTATTATATGCGAACACAGCATAACTTACATGTTGGAGAAACGACTGCAGAAAAAATTAAAATTACCATTGGTGCGGCTACAGAAGATTTAGAAACTCCACCAGAAGACATGTTAGTTCAAGGTAGAGATTTATTAAGTGGTAAGCCAAAACAGGTGCAAGTTTCTTTTAGAGAAATTGCAAAAGCATTAGACAAATCTATTTTAAGAATTGAAGATGCTGTAATGGAAACATTATCTAAAACACCTCCAGAATTAGCTGCAGATATTTATAATACAGGTATTTATTTAGCAGGTGGTGGTTCTATGTTAAGAGGTTTAGATAAAAGATTGTCAAGGAAAACAGATTTACCTGTTTACGTGGCAGAAGACCCATTAAGAGCTGTTGTGCGTGGAACAGGAATTGCTTTAAAAGAATTAGATAAATACAAAAATGTATTAATGAAATAA
- the purH gene encoding bifunctional phosphoribosylaminoimidazolecarboxamide formyltransferase/IMP cyclohydrolase, whose amino-acid sequence MSTSKTIKSALISVFHKDGLEPIVRKLDELNVTIYSTGGTEKFIKDLGIDVVPVEDVTSYPSILGGRVKTLHPKVFGGILNRQDHEGDVAELKEYNIPQIDLIIVDLYPFEKTVASGASEQDIVEKIDIGGISLIRAAAKNFKDTFIVSSMDQYEDFLSILSENKGETSIEQRKKYAGKSFNVSSHYDTAIFNYFNNNEEPALKVSETNAQVLRYGENPHQKGYFFGDLEEIFDKLHGKELSYNNLLDVDAAVNLMEEFKGEAPTFAILKHNNACGFAQRETISEAYSDALAGDPVSAFGGILIANTQIDAATAEKIHTLFCEVVIAPSYSNEALEILKGKKNRIILIQKEVALPKTTIRTCLNGNLVQDKDNITDKLEDLKYVTNNKPTESELEDLLFASKLCKNTKSNTIILVKNKQLLAGGTGQTSRVDALNQAIEKATSFKFDLEGCVMASDAFFPFPDCVEIADKAGVKSVIQPGGSIKDQLSIDYCNKNGLSMVMTGTRHFKH is encoded by the coding sequence ATGAGCACTTCAAAAACAATTAAATCCGCATTAATTTCGGTATTTCACAAAGATGGTTTAGAGCCAATTGTAAGAAAATTAGATGAATTAAATGTAACTATTTATTCAACTGGAGGAACAGAAAAATTTATTAAAGATCTTGGAATAGATGTAGTTCCTGTAGAAGATGTTACTTCTTATCCTTCTATATTAGGAGGTAGAGTTAAGACTTTACACCCAAAAGTTTTTGGAGGAATTTTAAACAGACAAGATCACGAAGGTGATGTTGCTGAATTAAAAGAATACAATATTCCACAAATAGACTTGATAATTGTAGATTTATATCCGTTTGAAAAAACGGTTGCTTCTGGAGCTTCTGAACAAGACATTGTAGAGAAAATTGATATTGGAGGAATCTCTTTAATTAGAGCAGCTGCAAAGAATTTTAAAGATACTTTTATTGTTTCTTCAATGGACCAATATGAAGATTTCTTATCAATTTTATCAGAAAATAAAGGTGAAACTTCTATAGAACAAAGAAAAAAATACGCAGGAAAATCTTTTAATGTTTCTTCACATTACGATACTGCAATTTTTAATTACTTCAACAATAACGAAGAACCTGCTTTAAAAGTAAGTGAAACGAATGCACAAGTTTTACGTTATGGAGAAAACCCACACCAAAAAGGATATTTCTTTGGAGATTTAGAGGAAATTTTCGACAAACTTCATGGTAAAGAATTAAGTTATAATAATTTATTAGATGTAGATGCTGCTGTAAATTTAATGGAAGAGTTTAAAGGTGAAGCACCAACATTTGCGATATTAAAGCATAACAATGCTTGTGGTTTTGCACAAAGAGAAACAATTAGCGAAGCATATTCAGATGCTTTAGCTGGAGATCCAGTTTCTGCTTTTGGTGGAATTTTAATAGCAAACACACAAATTGATGCAGCAACTGCAGAGAAAATTCACACGTTATTTTGTGAAGTAGTAATTGCACCAAGTTATTCAAATGAAGCTTTAGAAATCTTAAAAGGAAAAAAGAATAGAATTATCTTAATTCAGAAAGAAGTAGCATTGCCAAAAACAACAATTAGAACTTGTTTAAATGGTAATTTAGTTCAGGATAAAGACAACATTACAGATAAATTAGAAGATTTAAAATACGTTACTAACAATAAACCAACCGAAAGCGAGTTAGAAGATTTATTGTTTGCATCGAAATTGTGTAAGAACACAAAATCGAACACAATTATTTTAGTAAAAAACAAGCAATTATTAGCAGGTGGAACAGGGCAAACGAGTAGAGTAGATGCTTTAAACCAAGCGATTGAAAAAGCAACTTCTTTTAAATTCGATTTAGAAGGTTGTGTAATGGCAAGTGATGCGTTTTTTCCATTTCCAGATTGTGTAGAAATTGCAGATAAGGCTGGTGTAAAAAGTGTAATTCAGCCAGGAGGATCTATAAAAGATCAATTAAGTATAGATTACTGTAATAAAAACGGTTTATCTATGGTTATGACAGGAACAAGACATTTTAAACATTAA